In Desulfonatronum thiosulfatophilum, a single window of DNA contains:
- the gcvH gene encoding glycine cleavage system protein GcvH translates to MIPDDLLYSASHEWARIDGQEALVGITDFAQCQLGDITFIELPSAGDGVAQGREIGSIESVKAATELNSPVTGTVLEVNEELDGAPEKINRDPYGAGWMIRVKLSETPRELLTSEQYKVLAECRE, encoded by the coding sequence ATGATCCCCGACGACCTGTTGTATTCCGCATCTCATGAATGGGCCCGTATAGACGGCCAGGAAGCGCTGGTCGGAATCACGGACTTCGCCCAGTGCCAGCTCGGCGACATCACCTTCATCGAACTGCCCTCGGCGGGCGACGGCGTCGCTCAGGGCCGGGAAATTGGCAGTATCGAATCGGTCAAGGCGGCAACCGAACTGAACAGTCCGGTTACCGGAACGGTTCTGGAAGTAAATGAAGAACTGGACGGCGCCCCGGAAAAAATCAACCGGGATCCCTACGGCGCCGGCTGGATGATCCGCGTCAAACTCTCCGAAACGCCGCGGGAGCTGCTCACATCAGAGCAATACAAAGTCCTGGCCGAATGCCGCGAGTAG
- a CDS encoding phosphoribosyltransferase family protein: protein MIHLFFCPQMTETALRIHTAHPKDITLGRIDWSYFQDGFPNLRIENAPNLRNRDVAFLGTLTTPGEMFAQLAVLFELPRYAVRSFKLILPYFPTGTMERVEEEGQIATAATLARLLSDIPLSMSGPAQIVIYDIHALQERFYFSDSVIPRLETAVHLLKEEIQSLPDVSIAFPDEGAWKRFGRLFSEFPQIVCLKARQGDRRGVLIKEGDPRDRHVLIVDDLIMSGGTLIECKNVLLEKGATCVSAFATHGVFPDRAWMRLENEGFQTIWITDSCPAQAEAVYSRSPFQVISLARDIARILLEPLSPPSD from the coding sequence ATGATCCATCTTTTCTTCTGCCCGCAAATGACGGAAACAGCTCTGCGCATCCACACGGCCCATCCGAAAGATATCACCCTCGGGCGGATCGACTGGTCCTATTTCCAGGATGGCTTTCCCAACCTGCGGATCGAAAACGCTCCCAATCTCCGCAACCGTGACGTGGCCTTTCTCGGAACCCTGACCACCCCCGGAGAGATGTTCGCCCAACTGGCCGTGCTTTTCGAATTGCCTCGGTATGCCGTACGCTCCTTCAAGCTGATCCTGCCCTACTTTCCCACGGGAACCATGGAACGGGTCGAGGAAGAAGGCCAGATCGCCACGGCCGCCACTCTGGCCCGCCTGCTCTCGGACATTCCGCTATCCATGTCCGGCCCGGCCCAGATCGTCATCTACGACATCCATGCCCTGCAGGAGCGCTTCTATTTTTCGGACAGCGTCATTCCCCGGCTTGAAACCGCCGTGCATCTGCTCAAGGAAGAGATCCAGAGTCTGCCCGACGTGTCTATCGCTTTTCCGGATGAAGGCGCCTGGAAGCGCTTCGGGCGACTCTTTTCGGAATTTCCGCAGATTGTCTGCCTCAAGGCCCGACAGGGAGATCGCCGGGGCGTCCTGATCAAGGAAGGCGATCCTCGCGACCGGCACGTCCTCATTGTGGACGACCTGATCATGTCCGGTGGGACCCTGATCGAGTGCAAGAACGTTCTCCTGGAAAAAGGCGCAACCTGCGTCAGCGCCTTTGCAACCCACGGAGTATTTCCGGATAGGGCATGGATGCGTCTGGAGAATGAAGGATTTCAAACCATCTGGATCACGGACTCCTGCCCCGCCCAAGCCGAGGCCGTCTATAGCCGGTCTCCATTCCAGGTCATATCCTTGGCCCGGGATATTGCCAGAATCCTGCTTGAACCGTTATCACCGCCCAGCGACTGA
- the gcvPA gene encoding aminomethyl-transferring glycine dehydrogenase subunit GcvPA, translating into MPYIPHTPDEQRRMLDVIGAAGMDDLFAEIPETLRPKSFDLPEGLGEHEVLSRLEALANKNNTQLISFLGAGFYDHAIPAAVDFLTSRGEFATAYTPYQPEASQGSLQAIFEYQTAIARLLDMDFANASVYDGGTALYEAMMMAVRQTKRRRIVVDECVNPIYRRMLDCYTSNLSLEMILVPHQEGSSDMEALSAAVDENTAGVIVQNPNFFGVIQDFTDLFSHVRNHGALNIISVYPLMQAILKTPGAMGADIATAEGQSLGLPLSFGGPYLGMMTCSKALIRQMPGRIVGRTTDAEERTGYVLTLQAREQHIRRQKATSNICSNQALCAMRAIVYLCLMGPRGLANTATHCTELAHYAARRLLKLPGTRMLSPAPFANEFALVLPRPAYHVIDRLTRRGFLPGFPLGRYYSGLENVLLVACTEKNTREDIGILKELLGGAL; encoded by the coding sequence ATGCCCTATATTCCTCACACCCCGGATGAACAGCGACGGATGCTGGATGTGATCGGCGCGGCCGGCATGGACGATCTGTTCGCGGAAATTCCCGAGACGCTTCGTCCCAAAAGCTTCGACCTGCCCGAAGGCCTTGGCGAACATGAAGTGCTGAGCCGACTGGAAGCCTTGGCGAACAAGAACAATACCCAGTTGATCAGCTTTCTGGGCGCCGGTTTCTACGATCATGCCATTCCCGCGGCCGTGGACTTTCTGACCTCCCGGGGGGAATTCGCCACGGCATACACCCCTTATCAGCCTGAAGCCTCCCAAGGGTCCCTGCAGGCCATTTTCGAATACCAGACGGCCATTGCCAGGCTTCTGGACATGGATTTCGCCAACGCATCGGTCTACGACGGCGGTACCGCCCTCTACGAAGCCATGATGATGGCGGTGCGCCAGACCAAACGTCGCAGAATCGTGGTGGATGAATGCGTCAACCCCATCTATCGCCGCATGCTGGACTGCTACACCTCGAACCTGTCCCTGGAGATGATCCTGGTGCCGCACCAGGAAGGTTCGTCCGACATGGAGGCCCTTTCCGCGGCCGTGGATGAAAACACCGCCGGGGTTATTGTCCAGAACCCAAATTTTTTCGGAGTCATCCAGGACTTCACCGACCTGTTCTCCCACGTCCGGAACCACGGCGCCTTGAACATTATCTCCGTCTATCCCCTGATGCAGGCGATCCTGAAGACCCCGGGCGCCATGGGGGCGGACATCGCAACGGCAGAAGGCCAGAGCCTGGGATTGCCGCTGAGCTTCGGCGGGCCCTACCTGGGCATGATGACCTGCTCCAAAGCCTTGATCCGCCAGATGCCCGGACGCATTGTCGGGAGAACCACGGATGCCGAAGAGCGGACCGGCTACGTCCTGACCCTGCAGGCCCGGGAACAGCATATCCGCCGTCAGAAAGCCACGTCCAACATCTGCTCCAATCAGGCCCTGTGCGCCATGCGGGCCATTGTCTACCTCTGCCTGATGGGCCCCAGGGGGCTGGCCAACACGGCGACCCACTGTACTGAACTGGCCCATTACGCCGCCAGACGGCTGCTCAAACTCCCGGGAACAAGAATGCTCAGCCCGGCGCCCTTTGCCAATGAATTCGCCCTGGTCCTGCCGCGACCGGCCTATCACGTCATCGACCGGTTGACCCGGCGCGGTTTTTTGCCCGGCTTTCCCCTGGGCCGCTATTATTCCGGCCTGGAGAATGTTCTGCTTGTGGCCTGCACGGAAAAAAACACTCGCGAAGACATCGGCATTCTCAAGGAACTGCTGGGAGGGGCATTATGA
- a CDS encoding pseudouridine synthase, with protein sequence MPCYPLGQAGQIVILTRRGPPPYCQRVTHPESNQTVRLNKVLAQSGLCSRRAADEMILEGAVMVNGEVTRTPGIRIDPGRDRVRVRGKDIPLTPEKHRELLYLAMHKPPDVVTTAHDPQGRKTVMDLLSSEIRRRRPFPVGRLDLLSEGLLLLTTDGETALRMTHPRWEHPKTYHVRVRGHVTREKLETMRSGMQLAEGERLAPVEVRIIGNDGTSYRQNGRHSEGGVILEMTLRQGVNRQIRRMCRDLRLHVLGLRRLSQGPIQLGDLPSGACRSLTPKEINALLDSLDLNRRPA encoded by the coding sequence TTGCCCTGTTACCCGCTTGGGCAGGCCGGGCAGATCGTCATCTTGACCCGGCGGGGGCCGCCGCCCTATTGTCAGCGAGTGACTCATCCTGAATCAAACCAAACAGTACGCCTGAACAAGGTGCTGGCGCAATCCGGACTCTGCTCACGCCGGGCGGCGGATGAAATGATTCTGGAGGGAGCCGTCATGGTCAACGGCGAAGTGACGAGAACTCCGGGTATCCGCATTGATCCAGGCCGGGACCGCGTTCGGGTTCGCGGCAAGGATATCCCGCTTACCCCGGAGAAACACCGCGAACTCCTGTATCTGGCCATGCACAAGCCCCCCGACGTGGTGACCACGGCCCACGATCCCCAGGGCCGGAAGACCGTCATGGACCTCCTTTCCTCTGAAATACGCCGCCGAAGGCCGTTTCCCGTTGGCCGCCTGGATCTACTGTCCGAAGGACTGCTCCTGCTGACCACGGACGGCGAAACGGCCCTGCGCATGACCCACCCTCGCTGGGAACATCCCAAAACATACCATGTTCGGGTCCGTGGTCACGTGACGCGGGAGAAACTCGAGACCATGCGCAGCGGAATGCAGCTTGCCGAGGGCGAGCGGCTGGCACCCGTGGAGGTTCGCATCATTGGCAATGATGGAACGTCATACCGCCAAAATGGCCGCCATTCCGAAGGAGGCGTGATTCTGGAAATGACGCTGCGCCAGGGCGTGAACCGGCAAATCCGGCGGATGTGCCGCGATCTTCGCCTGCATGTTCTGGGTCTGCGACGGTTGAGCCAGGGTCCCATCCAGCTCGGCGATTTGCCCAGCGGCGCATGCCGGTCCCTGACTCCCAAGGAAATCAACGCCCTGCTCGACTCCCTCGACTTGAACAGGAGACCCGCATGA